Genomic segment of Chrysiogenes arsenatis DSM 11915:
TAAGTTTCGGGAAGGTTTCAGGGGTGAGTTCCGTAATGCCGAGCTCTTGCTTCGTCCGTTCAACGTGTAACGTGTTTACCAGCTCAAACGTGCCGGTTTTGGCGAGACTAAGCTCCATTTCCTGATTCAGGCTACTGTGCGCTTCGCCCAAATAGAGAAGCTTGACGCCCCGTTCGCCAGAGCGGATACGCATGCCATTGCGAAGTTCTTGGTTGCTAGCCACACGACGCGCTAACCAATCATTGCCCATGCTCTGACGAGTGAGCTGCACAAGCCCGACCAGGGATTCGCGTTGCCCAAGGTATTCGTCAGTAAGGGGGTGACGAATCGCTTCGCCAACGGCATACACGCGGAGATATTGACCGGAGCGGACTTCTCCTTCAGTAATTCGTACCGTTGTCGTGGCTCCAAGAGAGGAAAGAACCGTGCCGGAAGCCTTTGGGAAGAGTGCTCCCAACTCACGTGCCAGATGATCGGTCGTATACGCAACGCTCATGGTTGGGATCAGTATGAGCAGCAGGAAAAGCCAAAAACGTGATTGCATCGTGTATATCTCTCCATAATCTTGAGTATTTCAACAGAGCAATTGCCTCAGCAAGATTCAGCAACGTTCTACGGCTCCAAGAAGCTACGCAGCACTTTTGAACGGGTCGGGTGACGCAGTTTGCGAAGTGCTTTGGCTTCGATCTGGCGAATCCGTTCCCGCGTTACATTAAACTTTTTACCAACCTCTTCGAGTGTATGGTCGGAGTCAGTATCAATGCCAAAACGGAGTTTGAGCACTTCTGCCTCACGCGGGCTTAGCGTGTGCAACACGTCGCGCACTTGCTCTTTCAGGTTAAAGGTAATGACCGCTTCGGCGGGAGAAATCGAATTTTTATCTTCGATAAAATCGCCAAGCGAGGAATCTTCTTCTTCACCAATCGGAGTTTCAAGACTGATTGGTTCTTTCGCGATTTTCAGCACTTTGCGAACTTTTTCAACCGGCAAAACCATCCGTTCCGCAATCTCTTCGGGCGTCGGTTCGCGACCAAGTTCCTGCACCAGGGTACGACTGGTGCGCACCAGTTTATTGATGGTTTCAATCATGTGCACCGGAATACGGATCGTGCGCGCTTGATCGGCAATCGCGCGGGTAATGGCCTGACGAATCCACCACGTAGCATAGGTCGAAAACTTGTAGCCACGGCGATATTCGAACTTATCGACCGCCTTCATAAGGCCGATGTTTCCTTCCTGAATCAGGTCAAGGAACTGAAGACCACGGTTGGTATATTTTTTCGCAATCGATACGACCAAGCGAAGGTTCGCTTCAATCAGTTGCATTTTTGCGGCTTTGGACTCTGCTTCCCCTTCGTTAACACGCTGAACGATGACCATAAATTCGCTGTAGTGAATTCCGGTAATCCGCTCCACTTCTTCAAATTTAGCGTAGGCACCCTTTACCGTTCCGGCGAGTTTACACAAGTCGGCTTCGCGCAAAGCACCTTTCTTTCTGCGTCCGGTAATAATTGTTACCGGCTCACCGTCGGCAATGCGCAGCAAAATTTCGCGGTTTGTATCGGCCATTTTTTCGCACTTGGCAATTTCGGCATCGGCACGGCGAATATCGGTATAGAGAGACTTCATAATATTGCTGATGCGTGAAACCGTTTCGTTTGTCAGACGAATATCAGTCAGCATTTGGATCATTTCACGAATAGCCGCCTGCTCTAAAGCTGGCGATTCAAGGCGCAAGTCAGGCAGTGTTGCACTGAGTACGGCAATTTTTTCGATCGATTCAATAATGAATGTGCGCGTTTCCACCGCGCTTTCAGAGCGAACCGGGCGGACGTGCTCTTCGCCATCCTCGTCTACTTCTTCGTCATCATTAACCGCATCGGTATCGTGCCCAAGAATCCCCATGCTGCCAACTTCGTCGTCAAGCATGATCACATCTTTCAGGCTGATCTCTTCTGCCTTGAGGCGATCCCCAAGTTCAACTAATTCTGCAACC
This window contains:
- the rpoD gene encoding RNA polymerase sigma factor RpoD, with product MSTSMMEKKFLELIQYAKKRGFITYDELNNYLPDEAVVDPEKLDTVMSELSKLGIKVVAETAETIIARKGTTSDEVDHEADHDEEEDFTPLVMDEERDTPHAEEEEEEDEATLDLSPDTSFRTDDPVRLYLKEMGSVPLLTREGEVEIAKRIEAGYEKMISALIVIPKAVAELVELGDRLKAEEISLKDVIMLDDEVGSMGILGHDTDAVNDDEEVDEDGEEHVRPVRSESAVETRTFIIESIEKIAVLSATLPDLRLESPALEQAAIREMIQMLTDIRLTNETVSRISNIMKSLYTDIRRADAEIAKCEKMADTNREILLRIADGEPVTIITGRRKKGALREADLCKLAGTVKGAYAKFEEVERITGIHYSEFMVIVQRVNEGEAESKAAKMQLIEANLRLVVSIAKKYTNRGLQFLDLIQEGNIGLMKAVDKFEYRRGYKFSTYATWWIRQAITRAIADQARTIRIPVHMIETINKLVRTSRTLVQELGREPTPEEIAERMVLPVEKVRKVLKIAKEPISLETPIGEEEDSSLGDFIEDKNSISPAEAVITFNLKEQVRDVLHTLSPREAEVLKLRFGIDTDSDHTLEEVGKKFNVTRERIRQIEAKALRKLRHPTRSKVLRSFLEP